The following are from one region of the Fusarium verticillioides 7600 chromosome 1, whole genome shotgun sequence genome:
- a CDS encoding actin like protein 2/3 complex, subunit 5, with product MSIIQQHTSATLGDAWRTINIDALNEDSSVNFDTSTLHPPQPEIDEAEVRQLSGQIRQLLRGGDAEGALRGSLETPVYNGTDAAKDAHLHTIIEVLQSIKASDMSPLLKSIYGSEGGPECLDVLMKYIYKGMATVHPGAASRSPNKVTPQSTGGFSQIAGRPGSNEPATAAMSVLLSWHEKVVEVAGLGCIGRTMSDWRKV from the exons ATGTCAATTATCCAGCAGCATACGAGCGCGACGCTCGGTGACGCATGGCgcaccatcaacatcgacgcCCTGAACGAAGACTCCAGCGTCAACTTCGACACCTCGACTCTGCATCCCCCACAGCCCGAGATCGACGAGGCGGAAGTGCGCCAGCTTTCTGGGCAGATCAGGCAGCTGCTGAGAGGAGGTGATGCGGAGGGAGCTTTGAGGGGCAGCTTGGAGACTCCAGTATACAACGGAACGGATGCAGCCAAG GATGCTCATCTGCACACTATCATCGAGGTCCTCCAGTCGATTAAGGCAAGCGATATGTCCCCCTTACTGAAGAGCATCTACGGATCTGAGGGAGGCCCTGAGTGCCTGGATGTCCTGATGAAGTATAT CTACAAAGGAATGGCTACGGTTCACCCTGGAGCAGCTTCGCGATCACCAAACAAGGTTACACCTCAATCGACGGGAGGTTTCAGCCAGATCGCCGGGCGACCTGGCTCGAATGAGCCCGCCACTGCAGCCATGAGTGTGCTCCTGAGCTGGCATgagaaggtcgttgaggtCGCTGGTCTGGGATGCATCGGCCGAACAATGAGCGATTGGCGAAAGGTTTAG